Proteins encoded by one window of Cylindrospermum stagnale PCC 7417:
- a CDS encoding Fur family transcriptional regulator has translation MTVYTTGSLKAELNERGWRLTPQRETILHIFQELPQGEHLSAEDLYHRLETDGEGISLSTIYRTLKLMARMGILRELELGEGHKHYEINQPYPHHHHHLICVKCNSTIEFKNDSILKIGAKTAQREGFHLLDCQLTIHAVCPKCQRALMPL, from the coding sequence ATGACTGTCTACACAACTGGTTCACTCAAGGCAGAACTAAACGAACGAGGCTGGCGTTTGACTCCCCAGCGTGAAACAATTTTACACATTTTTCAAGAACTTCCGCAAGGTGAACATCTGAGCGCAGAGGATCTCTATCATCGTCTAGAAACTGACGGTGAAGGCATCAGTCTGTCGACTATCTATCGGACTTTGAAGTTGATGGCTAGGATGGGGATTTTGCGGGAACTAGAACTGGGAGAGGGACATAAACATTATGAAATTAACCAGCCCTACCCCCATCACCACCATCACCTAATCTGTGTTAAGTGCAACAGTACCATCGAGTTCAAAAACGACTCAATTTTAAAGATTGGGGCGAAAACAGCCCAAAGGGAGGGTTTTCACCTGCTTGACTGTCAACTGACAATCCATGCAGTTTGTCCCAAGTGCCAAAGAGCGTTGATGCCGCTTTAG
- a CDS encoding caspase family protein, whose translation MKRRTLLQRMGCVLAVLGVTEAEWLTLGNRYYQALAQPSPRKLALLVGINQYPQSPALRGCLTDVELQKELLINRFGFLAADILTLTEEQASREFIEAAILDHLGKKAKPGDVVAFHFSGYGTRVKLGTLPDTMQNALVPVDENQNSQNDQIANYLLEETLWRLLRSLPTDRVTAVLDTSYYAPSILQPTGMGIRARPQSLEVRLADAELDFLQQLKAQNTTLNNPVVLSATSEENQVAQEFLLSGLSAGLFTYALTQYLWETAPAATTQVILSHVGSTMSKLGSNQQPALLSEQKNPQGALIVDDLLLDRTGAEGVVIATEDDGKTVYLWLAGLPPQVLEYYGVNSRLTLVTGEQLVLRSLLAGRSPSLKVGVSPSRSGLTVKAQIASLENSTLPQVGQLVQEAVRVLPRNIGLTVALDTRLERIERVDATSAFATFARVSTVVAGEQPADYVFGKLIKTHTRYALFSLGGELIPNTSGEIGEAVKVAVQRLAPKLPNLLAAKLWELTDNEGSSRLPVKGTLEMMNGISPRVVMQRETVRTRSPKTANSKSLSTPLAAIPTVPVGSRMQYRVQNLSDRPVYFMLLGLNSSSIAIAFYPWQVHHEPNIAETKPQLEDVVIAPGETLSLPEIAAVSEWAIPGLAYDCQHLLIFSTAPFSETLVALESANYSTGVHKPIAALVNPLEVAQALLQDLHNASAFKAETNGTVADSYILDVNHWASLDFSFQIV comes from the coding sequence ATGAAACGGCGGACGCTTTTACAACGGATGGGCTGCGTTCTGGCGGTGTTGGGGGTGACTGAGGCTGAGTGGTTGACTTTAGGAAATCGCTATTACCAAGCTTTAGCACAACCCAGCCCACGGAAGTTGGCCTTATTAGTGGGCATCAATCAATACCCACAAAGTCCAGCCCTTCGTGGTTGTTTGACTGATGTGGAATTGCAAAAAGAACTTTTGATTAATCGCTTTGGCTTCCTAGCCGCAGATATTCTCACGTTAACTGAGGAACAAGCTAGCAGAGAATTCATTGAGGCGGCTATTTTAGATCACCTCGGTAAAAAAGCTAAACCCGGTGATGTGGTCGCTTTTCACTTTAGCGGCTACGGTACCCGCGTCAAATTGGGAACTTTGCCAGACACGATGCAAAATGCTCTCGTGCCGGTTGATGAAAATCAAAATTCACAAAATGATCAAATAGCCAACTATTTATTAGAAGAAACTCTTTGGCGATTGTTGCGATCGCTTCCCACCGACCGAGTTACAGCTGTCTTGGACACCAGTTACTATGCCCCTAGCATATTACAGCCCACAGGGATGGGAATTCGCGCCCGCCCACAATCGCTAGAAGTCAGGCTAGCAGACGCAGAACTTGACTTTCTCCAACAACTGAAAGCGCAAAACACAACACTGAACAATCCTGTAGTGTTGTCAGCGACATCAGAAGAGAATCAGGTGGCCCAAGAGTTCTTATTGTCTGGTTTGAGTGCCGGGTTATTTACCTACGCCTTGACGCAATATCTGTGGGAAACCGCCCCAGCCGCGACTACTCAAGTCATCCTCTCCCATGTGGGGAGTACTATGTCTAAGCTGGGTAGCAATCAGCAACCAGCTTTATTGAGTGAGCAAAAAAATCCCCAAGGTGCTTTAATTGTCGATGATTTACTCCTCGACCGCACTGGGGCAGAAGGCGTAGTCATAGCTACCGAAGACGATGGTAAAACTGTTTACCTATGGCTAGCAGGATTACCACCGCAAGTTTTGGAATACTACGGTGTGAATTCCCGACTAACTTTAGTTACGGGAGAACAGTTAGTATTGCGATCGCTTTTGGCAGGGCGTAGCCCATCGCTGAAAGTGGGCGTTTCGCCATCGCGTAGCGGATTAACAGTCAAAGCCCAAATTGCCAGCCTGGAAAATTCCACCCTCCCACAAGTCGGGCAACTCGTCCAGGAAGCAGTGCGGGTTTTACCGCGAAATATTGGCTTAACAGTTGCCCTAGATACTAGACTAGAAAGAATTGAGCGGGTAGACGCCACCAGCGCCTTTGCCACATTTGCCCGTGTATCAACTGTAGTCGCAGGAGAACAACCAGCTGATTATGTGTTTGGCAAATTGATCAAAACTCACACGCGCTATGCGCTATTTTCTCTAGGTGGTGAGCTAATTCCCAATACATCTGGGGAAATTGGGGAAGCAGTGAAAGTGGCAGTGCAGCGGTTAGCACCAAAATTACCAAACCTGCTAGCAGCAAAGTTATGGGAACTCACAGATAATGAAGGTTCTTCCCGCTTGCCTGTCAAGGGAACCCTAGAGATGATGAACGGCATCTCGCCTCGCGTAGTGATGCAACGGGAAACTGTGCGAACTCGCAGCCCTAAAACTGCGAACAGCAAATCACTCAGCACACCACTAGCAGCTATACCCACAGTACCAGTCGGTAGTCGCATGCAGTACCGGGTGCAAAATTTGAGCGATCGCCCTGTATATTTCATGCTGCTGGGATTAAATAGCAGTAGTATTGCGATCGCCTTTTACCCTTGGCAAGTCCACCACGAACCCAACATTGCCGAAACCAAACCCCAACTTGAAGATGTAGTCATCGCCCCAGGGGAAACCCTCTCATTACCAGAAATTGCGGCTGTGTCTGAATGGGCAATTCCGGGTTTAGCTTATGATTGCCAACATTTACTGATCTTTAGCACCGCCCCCTTTAGCGAAACCCTTGTCGCTTTGGAATCTGCTAACTATTCCACAGGAGTTCATAAGCCCATTGCCGCATTAGTCAACCCCTTAGAAGTTGCCCAAGCCTTGCTGCAAGATTTGCATAACGCCAGTGCATTCAAAGCCGAGACAAACGGCACCGTAGCCGATTCTTATATTTTGGATGTGAATCATTGGGCAAGTCTCGACTTTAGCTTTCAAATCGTTTAA
- the sigC gene encoding RNA polymerase sigma factor SigC: MPATSFYADAAFGTPKSRRNLDHDLSVDEGELSVDDLHELEMASVDPANTNRRSTDLVRLYLQEIGRVRLLGRDEEVSEAQKVQRYLRMRTVLANAAKQGDEVIVPYLRLIEVQERLSSELGHRPSLERWATTAGIELPDLKPTLANGKRRWAETAKLTVEELDQVQSQGLQAKEHMIKANLRLVVSVAKKYQNRGLELLDLVQEGTLGLERAVEKFDPTKGYRFSTYAYWWIRQGITRAIATSSRTIRLPVHITEKLNKIKKAQRKIAQEKGRTPTLEDLAIELEMTPAQVREVLLRVPRSVSLETKVGKDKDTELGELLETDCVTPEEMLMRESLQRDLHNLLDDLTSRERDVILMRFGLSDGHPYSLAEIGRALDLSRERVRQIESKALQKLRQPKRRNLIRDYLESLS; this comes from the coding sequence ATGCCAGCAACTTCTTTTTACGCAGATGCCGCCTTCGGTACCCCAAAGTCCCGTCGGAACTTAGACCATGATCTTTCGGTTGATGAGGGTGAATTGTCGGTAGATGATTTACATGAACTAGAGATGGCTTCTGTTGACCCTGCTAACACTAACCGTCGTAGTACAGACTTAGTGCGCCTATATCTTCAGGAAATCGGTCGAGTTCGCTTGTTAGGGCGGGATGAAGAGGTTTCCGAAGCTCAAAAAGTTCAGCGCTACTTGCGGATGCGGACAGTGCTTGCAAACGCCGCCAAGCAAGGAGATGAAGTGATTGTGCCCTATCTCCGGTTAATAGAAGTTCAGGAACGTTTGTCTTCTGAACTCGGACATCGCCCGTCCTTGGAAAGATGGGCTACCACTGCTGGTATAGAATTACCGGATCTCAAACCAACTTTAGCAAATGGCAAGCGTCGCTGGGCAGAAACTGCCAAGCTGACAGTGGAAGAACTGGATCAAGTTCAATCCCAAGGACTCCAAGCTAAAGAACACATGATCAAGGCTAATCTTCGCCTAGTAGTTTCTGTAGCCAAGAAATATCAAAATCGTGGTTTGGAACTGTTAGATTTAGTCCAAGAAGGTACCCTAGGTTTAGAACGAGCGGTGGAAAAATTTGACCCCACCAAAGGTTATCGCTTTAGTACCTATGCCTATTGGTGGATTCGTCAGGGAATTACAAGAGCGATCGCTACTTCAAGCCGCACGATCCGCCTGCCTGTTCACATTACAGAAAAACTGAACAAAATCAAAAAAGCCCAACGCAAAATTGCTCAAGAAAAGGGTCGCACTCCCACCTTAGAAGACCTGGCAATTGAGTTAGAAATGACACCTGCTCAAGTACGGGAAGTTTTGTTAAGGGTGCCTCGTTCTGTTTCTCTAGAAACTAAGGTAGGAAAGGATAAAGATACAGAGTTAGGGGAATTACTCGAAACCGACTGTGTGACACCAGAAGAAATGTTAATGCGAGAATCTTTACAAAGAGACTTGCACAATCTTTTGGATGATTTAACTAGCCGTGAACGCGATGTAATTCTCATGCGGTTTGGTTTGTCAGATGGTCATCCTTACTCGTTAGCAGAAATTGGACGTGCTCTCGACTTATCGCGGGAACGAGTACGACAAATTGAATCAAAAGCTCTGCAAAAGCTGCGCCAACCCAAGCGACGTAACCTCATCCGTGACTACTTAGAATCCTTAAGTTAG
- a CDS encoding acyltransferase family protein, whose product MTNKVEKISDAQRDIRFDILKTIGLLCIIFAHVGPENNILFHIRRFDVPLMVIVSGTLYYYSSAQKQISFWSYLQKRLPRLIAPVWLFLAFFFISAYGIFALLSQPYPFSQQKIFDTFLLLNGIGYVWIIRVFTLVALFASLLLSLYRFSKSESRFLALLSLIYLGYELLFNLTQRFNLPSRILSSLVKDYLFYLMPYGCLFGLGMTLSKLRGRKILFIFGIFLTIFLLLAGYFYYRQGHFVSTQVFKYPPRIYFISYGVFMSLLSFFVVDKFSLKYNLSAKNNALITGITFISASSLWIYLWHIFFVYYWQTLVMEHLPKFRGSFVIDFLVVTLGAISVTYLQKKVISGVVKKTRFGQNNSYLLSILFLK is encoded by the coding sequence ATGACAAATAAAGTAGAAAAAATCTCAGACGCACAGAGGGATATTAGATTTGATATTTTGAAAACCATTGGGCTACTCTGCATTATTTTTGCCCATGTCGGCCCAGAAAATAATATTTTATTTCACATCAGACGGTTTGATGTTCCGCTGATGGTGATTGTGTCAGGAACACTTTATTATTATTCATCTGCACAGAAACAAATATCTTTTTGGAGTTATTTACAAAAAAGGTTACCGCGTTTAATTGCTCCAGTATGGTTGTTTCTAGCTTTTTTCTTTATTTCGGCTTACGGCATATTTGCATTGCTGTCTCAACCATACCCATTTTCACAGCAGAAGATATTTGATACATTTCTGTTATTAAACGGTATTGGTTATGTCTGGATAATTCGTGTATTTACTCTAGTTGCTCTTTTTGCAAGTTTACTGCTGAGTTTATACAGATTTTCTAAATCAGAATCTAGGTTTCTGGCTTTGCTATCTTTGATCTATCTAGGTTACGAATTATTATTTAATTTAACACAACGTTTTAATTTACCCAGTCGAATACTTTCAAGTTTGGTCAAAGATTATTTATTTTACCTTATGCCTTATGGTTGTCTATTTGGCTTGGGGATGACTTTATCAAAACTTAGAGGAAGAAAGATATTATTTATTTTCGGGATTTTCTTGACTATATTTTTGCTGTTAGCTGGCTATTTTTACTATCGTCAGGGGCATTTTGTCTCTACTCAGGTTTTTAAATATCCACCAAGAATATATTTTATTTCCTATGGCGTTTTTATGTCTTTGCTAAGTTTCTTTGTGGTGGATAAATTTTCGCTTAAATATAATTTATCAGCTAAGAATAATGCCTTAATCACGGGAATTACTTTTATAAGTGCATCTTCGTTATGGATATATTTATGGCATATATTCTTTGTATATTACTGGCAAACTTTGGTTATGGAGCATTTACCTAAATTTAGGGGTAGCTTTGTTATAGATTTTCTAGTAGTTACATTGGGGGCTATCTCAGTAACGTATTTACAGAAAAAAGTCATTTCTGGAGTAGTTAAGAAAACTAGATTTGGTCAGAATAATTCTTATTTACTTTCTATTTTGTTTTTGAAGTGA
- a CDS encoding NAD(P)H-dependent glycerol-3-phosphate dehydrogenase, translating to MTNPKSKIRQARFASEAHPSDTLLCTTEEKTASDGQNLPPNPKSVAILGAGAWGTALANLAAANGHRVGLWSRRGSQPLETILEDADIILSAISMKGVADVVEQIKYAPISPETIFVTATKGLDPQTTCTPSQVWQTAFPDHAVVVLSGPNLSQEIELKLPAATVVASDVTAAAELVQLVFSSHRFRVYTNPDRLGVELGGTLKNVIAIASGVCDGLHLGTNAKAALVTRGLTEMVRIGNIWGAKTGTFYGLSGLGDLLATCNSPLSRNYQVGYQLASGQTLTEILANLSGTAEGVNTCQVLVQIAQQKNIVIPITEQVYRLLQGEVTPRQALDELMLRDMKPEYND from the coding sequence ATGACTAATCCAAAATCCAAAATCCGTCAGGCAAGGTTTGCTTCGGAGGCCCACCCTTCAGACACGCTCCTTTGCACAACGGAGGAAAAAACCGCCAGCGACGGGCAAAACTTGCCGCCAAATCCCAAATCAGTAGCAATTCTTGGTGCTGGTGCTTGGGGTACAGCCTTAGCAAATTTGGCAGCAGCAAACGGTCATCGGGTGGGACTGTGGTCGCGTCGGGGGTCACAACCTCTAGAAACAATCTTAGAAGATGCTGATATAATCCTGTCTGCTATTTCAATGAAAGGTGTAGCGGATGTAGTGGAGCAAATCAAGTATGCGCCCATTTCTCCAGAGACAATTTTTGTCACGGCGACAAAAGGTCTAGATCCTCAAACCACTTGCACACCGTCGCAAGTTTGGCAAACAGCATTCCCTGATCATGCAGTCGTCGTTCTATCTGGGCCCAATTTATCTCAAGAGATTGAACTAAAATTGCCAGCGGCAACGGTAGTAGCCAGTGATGTCACTGCTGCTGCTGAACTGGTACAACTGGTATTTTCTTCTCATCGTTTTCGGGTATATACTAATCCCGACCGCTTGGGAGTAGAACTGGGGGGAACTCTCAAAAATGTAATTGCGATCGCATCTGGTGTCTGTGACGGCTTACACCTAGGAACTAACGCCAAAGCTGCTTTAGTTACTCGTGGACTCACAGAAATGGTTCGCATCGGCAATATTTGGGGTGCAAAAACAGGAACATTCTATGGTTTATCCGGTCTAGGTGATTTACTAGCCACCTGTAACAGTCCCTTAAGTCGTAATTATCAAGTTGGCTACCAGCTAGCTAGTGGCCAGACACTTACAGAAATTCTCGCCAATTTATCAGGAACCGCTGAGGGAGTGAACACTTGTCAAGTATTGGTGCAAATAGCCCAGCAGAAAAATATCGTTATCCCGATTACCGAGCAAGTTTATCGGTTACTTCAGGGCGAAGTCACACCCCGACAAGCCCTTGATGAATTAATGTTGCGAGACATGAAGCCTGAGTATAACGATTAA
- a CDS encoding S-methyl-5'-thioadenosine phosphorylase, whose product MANARIGIIGGSGLYKMDALKDVEEVQVQTPFGSPSDALILGTLDGTKVAFLARHGRNHTLLPSELPFRANIYAMKQLGVEYLISASAVGSLKEEAKPLDLVVPDQFIDRTKNRVSTFFGDGIVAHIAFGEPICQSLALVLGDAIASLNLPDVTLHRGGTYVCMEGPAFSTKAESNLYRSWGATIIGMTNVPEAKLAREAEIAYATLALVTDYDCWHPDHDSVTVEMVIGNLQRNAVNAQKVIQETVRRLTENPPVSDAHSALKYAILTNLAKAPAETKDKLGLLLQKYL is encoded by the coding sequence ATGGCTAATGCTCGTATTGGGATTATTGGTGGCAGCGGTTTATACAAAATGGACGCGCTCAAAGATGTAGAAGAGGTGCAAGTCCAGACACCGTTTGGTTCTCCATCTGATGCTTTGATTTTGGGGACACTGGATGGAACCAAAGTTGCTTTTTTAGCGCGTCATGGGCGCAATCATACGCTTTTACCTTCTGAGTTGCCGTTTCGCGCCAATATCTATGCGATGAAGCAACTGGGTGTGGAGTATTTAATTTCTGCGAGTGCGGTTGGTTCTTTGAAGGAAGAAGCTAAACCCCTTGATTTGGTGGTGCCAGATCAGTTTATTGACAGGACAAAAAACCGGGTTTCGACGTTTTTTGGTGATGGAATTGTGGCGCACATTGCTTTTGGTGAGCCGATTTGTCAAAGTTTGGCCTTGGTGTTGGGGGATGCGATCGCATCTTTGAATTTACCAGATGTAACTCTGCATCGTGGTGGTACCTATGTATGCATGGAAGGGCCTGCTTTTTCGACTAAGGCAGAATCCAATCTTTACCGCAGTTGGGGGGCGACAATTATCGGGATGACGAATGTACCAGAGGCAAAGTTGGCTAGGGAAGCGGAAATCGCTTATGCAACTTTAGCGCTGGTGACAGACTACGATTGTTGGCATCCAGATCACGATAGTGTGACGGTGGAAATGGTGATTGGTAATTTACAGCGGAATGCGGTAAACGCTCAAAAGGTGATTCAAGAAACGGTGCGGCGTTTGACTGAAAATCCGCCCGTTAGCGACGCACATTCGGCTTTGAAGTATGCGATTTTGACAAATTTGGCAAAAGCGCCGGCGGAGACTAAGGATAAGTTGGGGTTGTTGTTGCAGAAGTATTTGTGA
- a CDS encoding tetratricopeptide repeat protein, whose product MKINNRLGLAVSIVLLSASAATAQPKPTNTPKSTVSPQLVPIAATSTQQQKELEKLQQEKEIRDRVQVEVDRAFGFNTTMLNILLVVLTIFPIGTAFIVWLLRRSVIGQLVTETKEPLEKEILKAKSEAEEQLKKIISEAQTVSEKLKLQIDTAAQEIDVIKGNTASQMQDIVSEAQKEKERVLQELSLIVPQPSLTPVSVEPEIQQKIQELTAQLENLKSANPQLFFTADDYVKQADALFFEERYEEAIASCDKAIELKPDMHKAWSNRGVALGNLGRHEEAIASFDKALEIKPDFHEAWNNRGAVLGNLGRNEEAITSYDKAIEIKPDFHEAWYNLGNALVQLGQDEKAIASYDKALEIKPDFHQAWNNRGVTLGKLGQYEEAIASYDKALEIKPDYYEAWYNRGLALGELGRYQDAIASFKEVIRIKPDYCEAWFKRGVMLGNLERNENAIASFDEVIKIKPDYHEAWYNRGLALDNLGMYRDAIASYEQVLKIKPDDHEAWYNRGLALGNIGRYEDEIASYHELLKIKPNDYEAWYNWGIALVNLGKNEEAIAYFDKVVNLKPDDYQTWYNRGLALGKLGRYENAIASYDKAVEIKPELQQAWYNKACYCALVQNLEPALENLQQAIKLNPQYKKTAKTDSDFDAIRQNEQFKQLIEE is encoded by the coding sequence ATGAAGATCAATAATCGGCTTGGGTTAGCGGTTTCAATTGTCCTATTATCTGCCAGTGCTGCAACAGCCCAACCCAAGCCAACTAATACACCAAAGTCAACCGTCTCACCCCAGCTTGTACCGATTGCAGCAACTTCGACTCAGCAGCAAAAGGAACTGGAAAAACTCCAGCAAGAAAAAGAGATTCGCGATAGAGTTCAAGTAGAAGTTGACCGCGCTTTTGGTTTCAACACAACTATGCTGAATATTTTGCTAGTTGTGCTGACTATATTTCCTATTGGGACAGCTTTTATTGTTTGGCTTCTGCGTCGTAGTGTAATTGGTCAGTTAGTGACTGAAACCAAAGAACCTTTGGAAAAAGAAATATTAAAAGCAAAATCTGAAGCTGAAGAACAATTAAAAAAGATTATTTCTGAGGCTCAAACTGTATCTGAAAAGCTAAAACTACAGATAGACACTGCGGCGCAAGAAATTGATGTTATTAAAGGTAATACTGCATCTCAAATGCAAGATATTGTATCTGAGGCGCAAAAAGAAAAGGAGCGAGTTTTGCAAGAACTTTCTCTGATTGTACCTCAACCTTCATTAACACCGGTTTCTGTTGAACCGGAAATACAGCAGAAAATACAAGAACTTACAGCACAGCTTGAAAACTTAAAGTCTGCTAATCCTCAACTATTTTTTACTGCTGATGATTACGTAAAACAAGCGGATGCTCTTTTCTTTGAAGAGCGCTATGAAGAAGCGATCGCATCTTGTGACAAAGCCATTGAACTCAAACCCGATATGCACAAAGCTTGGAGTAACCGAGGTGTAGCACTGGGGAACTTAGGACGACACGAAGAAGCGATCGCATCCTTTGATAAAGCCTTGGAAATCAAACCCGACTTTCACGAAGCTTGGAACAATCGGGGCGCAGTGCTTGGGAACTTAGGACGAAATGAAGAAGCGATCACATCTTACGACAAAGCTATTGAAATCAAACCCGATTTTCACGAAGCTTGGTACAACCTAGGTAATGCACTGGTTCAGTTAGGACAAGATGAAAAAGCGATCGCATCCTATGACAAAGCCTTAGAAATCAAACCCGACTTTCACCAAGCTTGGAACAATCGGGGCGTGACGCTGGGGAAATTAGGACAATATGAAGAAGCGATCGCATCCTACGACAAAGCCTTAGAAATCAAACCCGATTACTACGAAGCTTGGTACAACCGAGGTTTGGCGTTAGGGGAGTTAGGACGATATCAAGATGCGATCGCATCCTTCAAGGAAGTCATTAGAATCAAACCCGATTACTGTGAGGCTTGGTTTAAGCGGGGTGTGATGTTGGGGAACTTAGAAAGAAATGAAAATGCGATCGCATCCTTCGACGAAGTCATTAAAATCAAACCCGACTACCACGAAGCTTGGTACAACCGAGGTTTAGCGCTGGACAACTTAGGAATGTATCGAGATGCGATCGCATCTTACGAACAAGTGCTAAAAATCAAACCCGATGATCACGAAGCTTGGTACAACCGAGGTTTAGCCCTAGGGAACATAGGAAGATATGAAGACGAGATCGCATCGTACCATGAACTGCTAAAAATCAAACCCAACGACTACGAAGCTTGGTACAACTGGGGTATAGCATTAGTTAACCTAGGCAAAAACGAAGAAGCGATCGCTTATTTCGACAAAGTTGTCAACCTCAAACCCGACGATTACCAAACTTGGTACAACCGAGGTTTAGCCCTGGGGAAATTAGGAAGATATGAAAATGCGATCGCATCCTACGACAAAGCCGTAGAAATCAAACCCGAACTACAACAAGCTTGGTACAACAAAGCTTGCTACTGTGCATTAGTTCAAAACCTAGAACCAGCCCTAGAAAACTTACAACAAGCGATTAAACTTAACCCCCAATACAAAAAAACAGCAAAAACAGACTCAGACTTCGACGCCATTCGACAAAACGAGCAATTTAAACAATTGATAGAAGAATAA
- the lipA gene encoding lipoyl synthase, translated as MTVKPDWLRVKAPQWERVGNVKEILRDLALNTVCEEASCPNIGECFQAGTATFLIMGPACTRACPYCDIDFEKKPKPLDPTEPARLAEAVRRMRLNHVVITSVNRDDLLDGGASQFVECIAAVRSVSPHTTIEVLIPDLCGNWEALEIILQAAPEVLNHNTETVPRLYRRVRPQGNYDRTKELLQRSRQIAPKVYTKSGIMVGLGETDAEIRQVMQDLRAVDCDILTIGQYLQPSQKHLQVNEFITPEQFAAWKAYGEELGFLQLVSSPLTRSSYHAEQVRELMEHNPRSQF; from the coding sequence GTGACTGTAAAACCAGACTGGTTGCGGGTAAAAGCCCCTCAATGGGAGCGAGTTGGTAACGTTAAAGAAATTTTGCGGGATTTAGCCCTGAATACGGTTTGCGAAGAAGCATCTTGTCCGAATATTGGTGAGTGCTTCCAGGCTGGAACTGCCACATTTTTGATAATGGGCCCAGCTTGCACACGCGCTTGTCCTTACTGCGATATTGACTTTGAGAAAAAACCCAAACCACTAGACCCCACCGAACCTGCACGACTGGCGGAAGCAGTTCGCCGAATGCGACTCAATCACGTTGTGATCACTTCTGTAAATCGGGATGACTTACTCGACGGGGGTGCATCTCAGTTCGTCGAGTGTATAGCCGCAGTCCGTAGCGTTTCACCCCACACCACAATTGAAGTGCTGATTCCTGACTTGTGCGGTAATTGGGAGGCTCTAGAGATAATTCTTCAAGCTGCGCCAGAAGTACTCAACCACAACACAGAAACCGTTCCCCGCTTGTATCGCCGGGTGCGTCCCCAAGGGAATTACGATCGCACAAAAGAATTATTGCAGCGATCGCGCCAAATTGCCCCTAAGGTATACACTAAATCCGGTATCATGGTCGGACTCGGTGAAACTGATGCCGAAATCCGCCAAGTTATGCAAGACCTCCGCGCAGTCGATTGCGATATTCTGACAATTGGACAATACCTCCAACCCAGTCAAAAACACTTACAAGTCAATGAATTTATCACCCCAGAGCAATTTGCCGCCTGGAAGGCATACGGTGAAGAACTGGGATTTTTGCAACTTGTTTCCTCACCCTTAACCAGAAGTTCATATCATGCTGAACAAGTGAGGGAATTAATGGAACATAACCCCCGCAGCCAATTTTAG